Proteins encoded in a region of the Procambarus clarkii isolate CNS0578487 chromosome 28, FALCON_Pclarkii_2.0, whole genome shotgun sequence genome:
- the LOC138369500 gene encoding hyalin-like, whose product MYAETYKILLGDNYCLLSHVIPAQESPGVQLGTRVTVGAGVTDPSVTVGVTDPSVTVGVTDPSVTVGVTDPSVTVGVTDPSVTVGVTDASVTDGAGVTDHSVTVGVTDPSVTVGVTDRSVTVGVTDPSVTVGVTDPSVTDGANVTDPSVTVGVTDPSVTVGVTDPSDTVGVTDPSVTVGVTDPSVTVDVTDPSVTDGAGVTDRSVIVRVTDPSVTVGVTDPSVTDSAGITDPSVTVGVTDPSITDGAGVTDHSVTVGVTDQCYIGVTDPSVTVGAGVTDPSVTVGVTDPNVTVGVTDPSVTDSAGITDPSVTVGFTDPSVTVGAGVTDPSVTVGVTDPSVKLVLLTSVTVGVTDPSVTVGVTDPSVTVGVTDPSVTVDVTDPSVTVSVTDNSVTVDVTDPSVTVSVTDNSVTVGVTDPSVTVGAGVTDPSVTVGAGVTDPSVTVGAGVTDPSVTDGAGVTDPSVTVGAGVTDPSVTDGAGVTDIYEIYDMIYDI is encoded by the exons ATGTACGCCGAGACTTACAAAATCTTGCTGGGAGATAACTACTGCCTTCTATCCCACGTGATCCCTGCCCAGGAGTCGCCAGGAGTCCAGCTCGGTACACG GGTAACAgttggtgctggtgttactgACCCCAGTGTTACAGTTGGTGTTACTGACCCCAGTGTTACAGTTGGTGTTACTGACCCCAGTGTTACAGTTGGTGTTACTGACCCCAGTGTTACAGTTGGTGTTACTGACCCCAGTGTTACAGTTGGTGTAACTGACGCCAGTGTTACAGATGGTGCCGGTGTTACTGACCACAGTGTTACAGTTGGTGTTACTGACCCCAGTGTTACAGTTGGTGTTACTGACCGCAGTGTTACAGTTGGTGTTACTGACCCCAGTGTTACAGTTGGTGTTACTGACCCCAGTGTTACAGATGGTGCTAATGTTACTGACCCCAGTGTTACAGTTGGTGTTACTGACCCCAGTGTTACAGTTGGTGTTACTGACCCCAGTGATACGGTTGGTGTTACTGACCCCAGTGTCACAGTTGGTGTTACTGATCCCAGTGTTACAGTTGATGTTACTGACCCCAGTGTTACAGATGGCGCTGGTGTTACTGACCGCAGTGTTATAGTTCGTGTTACTGACCCCAGTGTTACAGTTGGTGTTACTGACCCCAGTGTTACAGATAGTGCTGGTATTACTGACCCCAGTGTTACAGTTGGTGTTACTGACCCcagtattacagatggtgctggtgtTACTGACCACAGTGTTACAGTTGGTGTTACTGACCAGTGTTACA TTGGTGTTACTGACCCCAGTGTTACAgttggtgctggtgttactgATCCCAGTGTTACAGTTGGTGTTACTGACCCCAATGTTACAGTTGGTGTTACTGACCCCAGTGTTACAGATAGTGCTGGTATTACTGACCCCAGTGTTACAGTTGGTTTTACTGACCCCAGTGTTACAgttggtgctggtgttactgATCCCAGTGTTACAGTTGGTGTTACTGACCCCAGTGTTAAA TTGGTGTTACTGACCAGTGTTACAGTTGGTGTTACTGACCCCAGTGTTACAGTTGGTGTTACTGACCCCAGTGTAACAGTTGGTGTTACTGACCCCAGTGTTACAGTTGATGTTACTGACCCCAGTGTTACAGTTAGTGTTACTGACAACAGTGTTACAGTTGATGTTACTGACCCCAGTGTTACAGTTAGTGTTACTGACAACAGTGTTACAGTTGGTGTTACTGACCCCAGTGTTACAgttggtgctggtgttactgATCCCAGTGTTACAGTTGGTGCTGGCGTTACTGACCCCAGTGTTACAgttggtgctggtgttactgACCCTAgtgttacagatggtgctggtgtTACTGACCCCAGTGTTACAgttggtgctggtgttactgACCCTAgtgttacagatggtgctggtgttactgacatatatgaaatatatgatatgatatatgatatatga